Below is a genomic region from Isosphaeraceae bacterium EP7.
TTCACACACCTGAAACCTGTCCGCCAACCTCGTTCAGACCTGGCGTCGCCCCGGCAAGCCCGAGGCCGAGATCCTGGCGTTCGACAGAACCGCGACCTCCTCGACGGGGGAGGAATCGTGTTGCGGACGTATCGAGTGGCGAGGAACGGATCGGCTAGATCGTCTGCGTCGTGAAGATTGACATGAGCGTCTCGTAATCGACGGGCTTCACGATGTGATGATCGAACCCCGCATCCTTCGACCGCCGGAGGTCTTCGGGCTGGCCGTAACCGGTGACGGCGATGATGAGCGAGTCTTTGCAGCACTCGTCCGACCGTAGGCGCTTCACGACCTCGTAGCCGTCCAGGCCGGGAAGGCCGATGTCGAGCAGGATGATCTCGGGATGGTGGGCACGGGCGGCCTCGATGGCGGCTTCGCCTTCGTAGGCCACCTTGACGTCGTGCCCGAGGAGCTTCAAGAGTCGCGCGATACCCGATGCGCTGTCGGTATTGTCGTCGACGACGAGCACCCTGGAACTCGGCCGGGCGACGCGTGGCAAGCTCCACGGTCGGGGCGGTTGCTGCGGGGTCGACTCGTCCATGGCGGGCAGACGGACCGTGAAGACGCTCCCCTTGCCGGGGCCGTCGCTCAGGGCGACGACGCTCCCGCCGTGCATCTCGGCCAGCTTCTGGACCAGCGTCAGGCCGATGCCCAGGCCCCCTTCGGACCGCGCGATCGTCCGGTCGCCCTGGGAGAAGAGCTCGAAGATCCGTGGCATCAGGTCCGGGGCGATGCCAATGCCGGTGTCTTCCACGGTGATGACGATCTCGGGGCCGTCGTGCCGCGCCGAGAGCGAGATCTTCCCGCCGGCGTCCGTGTACTTCGCCGCGTTCGTGAGCAGGTTGATGAGGATCTGCTCGAGCCTCAGGGGATCGGCATCGAGCCTCAGGCCCACGTTGATGAGCGACAGATTCAGCTCGTGCTTACGCTCCTCCAGGAGCGGGCGGACGGACTCGACGGCGCTGCTGACGATCGGCGAGAGCGTGACGCACTCTTTCCTGAGGCTGATCTTCCCGCGCGAGATCCGAGAGACATCGAGCAGGTCGTCGATCAGGCGTGCCAGGTGCTTCACGTGCCGGATGACGACGTCCTTGGCCCAGACGAGGTCTTCCTCGGTCTCGAGCTGCCCCAGAAGATGCGCCGCGGTGCTGATCGAGGAGAGCGGGTTCCGGAGTTCGTGGGCCAGCATCGCCAGGAACTCGTCCTTCCTTCGTTCGGCCTCCTGACGCTCGGCCTCGATGAGCTTCTCCTGCGTGATGTCGCGACCGATCTTCGACGCCCCGATGACACGCCCCTGAGCATCTCGGATGGGCGAGACGGTGAGGGAGACGTCGATCACGACGCCGTCCTTCCGCATGCGCTTCGTGTGGTAGTGGTCGATCCGCTCGCCTCGGCGGATCCGCTCCAGGATCTTCGGCATGTCCTCGACCAGCTCGGGCGGCATGATCGCCGAGATGTGCTTCCCGATGACCTCCCCGGCGGAATATCCGAGGACGCGCTCGGCCCCCTTGTTCCAGCTCGTGATGACGCCGTCCAGGGTCTTCGAAGCGATGATGTCGTCGGACGACTCGACGATGGCGGCCAGTCGCTCGTTTAGCTCGTGGGCCCTTATCTGTTCCGTCACGTCCCGTCCGACCTTCGAGGCCCCGATGATCAGGCCTTCCGAATTCCTGACCGGGGAGACGGTGAGGGAGACGTCGATGATGGTGCCGTCCTTCCTCCTGCGTTTCGACCGATAGTGGTCGACCTTCTCGCCCCGTCGCACACGGCTGAGGATGGTCTCGGTGTCCTCGATGTATTCCGCCGGCATGAGCATCGAGACGTGCCGGCCGATCACCTCGTCGGCGGAATATCCGAGGAGCCGCTCGGCCCCCCCGTTCCAGCTCGTGATGATGCCGTCCAGGGTCTTCGACACGATGATGTCGTCGGACGACTCGATGACGGCCGCGAGGCGCTCGTTGGCCTCCTCGGCCTGTCGCTTCTCGGTCACATCCCTGAACACCAGGACGACGCCGGTGATGGTTTCCTGATCATCGACGATCGGTGCGCCGTTGGCTTCAATCGGCCTCTCCGTCCCCTCACGGGAGATGAGCACCAGATGGCTCGCGCGGTTCACGTCATGGCGCGTCGCCAGGATCCGATCGACCGGGTTCTCGACGGGCTGCCTGCTCACTTCGTTCACGACGTGGAAGATCTCGGCGAGGGCCTTGCCGCGCGTCTCGGCCGCCGTCCAGCCGGTGAGGAACGCGGCGACCGGGTTGATGAAGAGGATCCGGCCCATCCCGTCGGTGGCAATGACGGCGTCGCCGATGCTCCTCAACGCCGTCGAGAACCAACGCTCGTCGAACTGGGATGACTGGACCGATTCGTTCATAGGTCGTCCGAATGCCGAAGCCGGGGCTCGGGGTTCTCAGTCGCGGGGCGGCGGAGACTCGTCAGCTCAGTCCTGATCGACGCACACTCAAATCGACTCAAGCGAGGAAGGCCGATTGTAGCAGGAAGTGAAGGATTGCGAAGGACCGCGAGCGGGTCGAGGAATCGACCATCCGCGGTTTTTCCCATGGTCCCCCTCGGGCGGATCATCGGCCTGACAACCCTTGGGATGAAGACGAAGGACGGCGTTTCCCGAGCCGATGATCCGCTGTAGACTTCGACGTTGAGAACGCTGAATCCGCCTGTCAGCCTCGCTGAGGCTTGGCGTCAACTCAGCAGTCGTGAAGCTGGGATCCTGGCCTTCGACGGATCAGATGAACGCGCGGGCCGAGAAACCCTGGCCCGAACGCCGCACCGAATTCGACGATCGCTGAGTCGACTTGACGTTACCCCCCGAGTTTTTCGGCGTCGCCTCCATCGTCGGGCATTCTTGACGTTCATCAATGTTCTCGCGGCGCTTCCAGGAGATCGGTCCTTGCGTTCCTCATCCACGCCAATCGCGACGACGGTCAGGCGACGCAGGCGGCGAAAGACCGCGCTGGGCGCCTGGATCTGGATCCTCGGATCTTGCATCGCCGTGCTGATCGCGACCTATCTGATCTTCGTCGAGCCGCCGCCCCCTCGCAAAGTCGTCATCGCCAGCGGCGGACGAGACGGGGCCTATCACCGATATGCCCGGAGATACGCCGAGGAATTGCAGAAGGTCGGCCTGACCGTGGAGGTCCGCGAGACGGCGGGCTCGGTGGAGAATCTGAGCCTGCTGGGGCAGGATGACTCGGGCGTGGCGGTCGCCATCGTCCAGAGCGGCCTGGCCGGCCCGCAGGATGTGCAGCGGTTTCAGGCCCTGGGCAGCCTCTACCACGAGCCCCTCTGGGTCTTCCACCGCGGCGAGAAGCCGATCGAACGCCTCAGCCAGCTCGCCGGAAAGCGCATCGGAGTCGGCCCGACGGGCAGCGGCACCCACGCGATCGCCATGCAATTGCTCGCGGCCAACGGCCTGGTCGAATCTGGGACTTCCTCCGGGAACCCGCGAGCCGTCCTGGTCCAGGGGCCCGTCGCCGATGCCGCCAAAGTGCTGCGGAAGGGAGAGCTGGATGCCGCCTTCATCGTCGCCGCCTTCGAGGCCGAATACGTCCAGGCCCTCCTGACTGATCCCCATGTGACCTTGATGGATTTCGGCCAGCGCGAGGCCTACCACCGCCGCTTCCGCTTCCTGGCCCCCGCCACCCTGCCGGCCGGATTGGTCGACCTCGGCCGCAACATCCCCGCCCGGGACGTCGCCCTGCTCGCCCCCACCGCCATGCTCGTCGTCCGCAACGACTTCCACCCCGCGCTCGTCCCGCTGCTGCTCACCACCGCGACCCGCATCCACGGAAAGGGCGACGAGATCTCCAAGCCCGGCGAGTTTCCCGCCTCATCCTTCTGCGACCTCCCCGTCAGCGAAGACGCCAGGCACTTCTACAAGTCAGGCCCGCCCGTCCTCCAGCGCCTGCTCCCCTTCTGGCTGGCCTCCCTCGCCGACCGCGTCAAGGTGATGCTCATCCCCTTGATCATGCTCCTGATGCCGCTCTTGAGAGCTACCCCGCCCTTGATGCGTTGGCGAGCCAGGCGCAAGATTTACCTCTGGTATTCCGACCTCAGGG
It encodes:
- a CDS encoding TAXI family TRAP transporter solute-binding subunit produces the protein MRSSSTPIATTVRRRRRRKTALGAWIWILGSCIAVLIATYLIFVEPPPPRKVVIASGGRDGAYHRYARRYAEELQKVGLTVEVRETAGSVENLSLLGQDDSGVAVAIVQSGLAGPQDVQRFQALGSLYHEPLWVFHRGEKPIERLSQLAGKRIGVGPTGSGTHAIAMQLLAANGLVESGTSSGNPRAVLVQGPVADAAKVLRKGELDAAFIVAAFEAEYVQALLTDPHVTLMDFGQREAYHRRFRFLAPATLPAGLVDLGRNIPARDVALLAPTAMLVVRNDFHPALVPLLLTTATRIHGKGDEISKPGEFPASSFCDLPVSEDARHFYKSGPPVLQRLLPFWLASLADRVKVMLIPLIMLLMPLLRATPPLMRWRARRKIYLWYSDLREIDQRLAAGLSASEMDEELARLKEIEHQVAYIEVPLSYMEEFYHLRMHLAMLQHLFEMRAKGEPTAVDASL
- a CDS encoding PAS domain S-box protein; this encodes MNESVQSSQFDERWFSTALRSIGDAVIATDGMGRILFINPVAAFLTGWTAAETRGKALAEIFHVVNEVSRQPVENPVDRILATRHDVNRASHLVLISREGTERPIEANGAPIVDDQETITGVVLVFRDVTEKRQAEEANERLAAVIESSDDIIVSKTLDGIITSWNGGAERLLGYSADEVIGRHVSMLMPAEYIEDTETILSRVRRGEKVDHYRSKRRRKDGTIIDVSLTVSPVRNSEGLIIGASKVGRDVTEQIRAHELNERLAAIVESSDDIIASKTLDGVITSWNKGAERVLGYSAGEVIGKHISAIMPPELVEDMPKILERIRRGERIDHYHTKRMRKDGVVIDVSLTVSPIRDAQGRVIGASKIGRDITQEKLIEAERQEAERRKDEFLAMLAHELRNPLSSISTAAHLLGQLETEEDLVWAKDVVIRHVKHLARLIDDLLDVSRISRGKISLRKECVTLSPIVSSAVESVRPLLEERKHELNLSLINVGLRLDADPLRLEQILINLLTNAAKYTDAGGKISLSARHDGPEIVITVEDTGIGIAPDLMPRIFELFSQGDRTIARSEGGLGIGLTLVQKLAEMHGGSVVALSDGPGKGSVFTVRLPAMDESTPQQPPRPWSLPRVARPSSRVLVVDDNTDSASGIARLLKLLGHDVKVAYEGEAAIEAARAHHPEIILLDIGLPGLDGYEVVKRLRSDECCKDSLIIAVTGYGQPEDLRRSKDAGFDHHIVKPVDYETLMSIFTTQTI